TTGCGGCTCGTGATGTGCTCGACGTTCAGGCCCAGGGGGACGGCGATATTTTCGGCCGTGACGAAATCGAGGATTTCCTGCAAGACTCGCTCGGCGACCCGGATCGAACGCCAGGCCACGCCGAGCCAGCCCTGGAGAAGCTCCCGCTCCACGTCCGGGGGGATCTCGACGCCCAGCCACTTCAGGAACTGCACGTCGCTGGGGGACGAGACCGGCGCAAAGCTCAAGAAGATCCGACGGGGCGGAACGCCCTCGGCCTGACATCGGGCCGCATAGTCCCGCAGGAGCCTCTGCATGCTGACCGGCTCATACAGGACCTGGCTCGTGAAGAATTGAAGCCCCCGCCGGGCCTTCTGAATCAGCCGGGCCGGCTCGTCTCGCTCAGGGTCCGGCTTCCGGCGGGTCGGGATCGTGATGCCCCCGAGGAAGAAGTCCGTCGGTCGGACCGAGGGCCTCGACGCATCGTAGGGCCACCGGCCCTGATTCAGATATCCGGTGATCCATTCGGCCGTCTCTAAGACCGAGGGACCCGGATAGCGGATCTGACTGGACTCCCCACCGACCAAGACGAGGTTCTCGATTTGAAATTCATGGTAAGTCCGAAGGAGCCACCGGAGCTGAGCCTCCCGGGGGGCGTACACGACACATCGGTTGACGACGACGTCCACATGGGGCGGAAGCGCTTTTCGGACCCAGCGGACGAATTCGCGAGGCTCCATCTTGGGTACGAAGGCCTGGGGCCGTTGGGTCTCCCGAGCGCTCTCAGGCCGGACTTCCGGGATGTTGAGGGCGTCGATAGAGACCGGCAGGCTGGCGATGAACTCGGCGACGCACTCGACGACGGCCTCGATTTCCTGCGGCGTGGCGTCCCGGGGCGGCGGGATCAGCTCGTAGAAGACGATACACGGGCCATTGTGTCGATTCCGCTCACGCAGGCGCATCGGGTGACCTCTCGACCCGGCGGGGACGGGACCGGGAACAGGGGTTGAATGTATTGTATTATTATGGCGCTTCCCGCTTGGATTTTCAAGCTAAGACAGGCCGGTGGGTCGGTCGGCCCGGCGACGGATGAAAGCCGATGCGGCGGGACACCCTGGAAACGATGCGGATGCATGACGCCGAGTACGGCGTCATGTACGCCCTCGAGGACGACTACTGGTGGTACCGGGGCGTGCGGGCCCTGCTGGCGGACTGGCTCCGACGCCATGCGCCCCCCGGGAGTCGAATCCTGGATGCCGGCTGTGGGACTGGAGGCCATCTGCCGACCCTGGCCCGCTATGGGACCGTCGTGGGCATCGACATCGAGATGGCCGCCCTCCGATGGGCCCGCCAGCGGGTCTGCGACCGGACCGACGTCCACCTGGTCGCCGCCTCCGTTCAGGCGATTCCCTTTCCGGCCGCTTTCTTCGACGTCATCCTTTCCCTCGACGTGGTCTGTAACCTGTGGGACGACGAGGCGGCCCTCCGAGAATTTCGACGGGTCATTCGGCCCGGCGGCTGGCTGTTCCTGCAACTGCCTGCCTACGGGTGGTTGTGGACGGGCCACGACGTCGCCGTCGGGCACAAGCGTCGCTACACGGCCGCCGAGGTCCGACGGAAGCTGACGGCGACGGGATGGGTCCCCCACCGGGTCGACTACGTCAACAGCCTCCTGTTCCCCGTCGCGGCCCTCCGACGGCTGGTCCGACGGTGGACGCACGATCCCCCGCGTTCGGACGTCGCCCCCCTACCGGCATGGTTGAATCGGCTCTTGACGGGGCTGTTTGTCCGAGAGATGCGACGGGCGGCCCGGCGGGGTTGGCCCTTCGGCCTGTCGGTCATTGCGGTCGCCGCTCCGGCGGCCGTAGCAGAGCCACGAGGTCTCGAACGGGGATGACTTCCTTGAGGACGAAGGCCTCGCCGTATTTGGCCCCGATCAGGGACCCATAAAATCGGGCGCGGGCCTCCAGTCTCCCCAGAAAATCCGGTCGGCTTAGGGCCGTCTCCGGCTGGGGGTTCTGGGGGTCGTCGAAAAATTGGGACCGGTAGGCCAAGACGGCTTGCAGTTTCAGGTCCCATACGTCCGAGATGTCGACGACGAAGGACGGCACGACGTAAGGCGGGACCTGATGGTAGACGACGTAGCGGGGCCGCCAGCGGGGCCCGTCGACGTGGATCTTCACCAGGCCCGAGAGGTAGCAGGCGTCGGCGACGGCCCGGCTGGTCACCTGGTGGTCCGGATGGGGCGCGTCCCAGTGGTGGGTCAGGACGATGTCCGGCTGGTACTTGCGGATCATCTCGACGACCCGGAGCTGGGTCTCCCGGTCGTTCTGGAGGTGACCGTCCGGGAGGGCCAGGTTCTCCCGGACGGCCAGACCCATGATGCGGGTCGCCTCGGCGCACTCTCGCATACGGGTCTCCATGTCGCCTCGGCTTCCAAACTCGCCCCGGGCCATGTCGACGACGCCGACCCGGTAGCCCTGGCGGACCAGCAGGATCAGGGTGCCACCGGCTCCTAACTCGATATCGTCGGGGTGAGCCGCAAAGGCCAGGACGTCCAGCTTCATGGTGGCGAACCTCCGGCTCTACGGTGAGATGCAAGATACAAGATGCAGGATGCGGGATGCAAGGTACTCGAGGTTCGGTGTCGGATTCTTGAAAAGGGCCTGACACCCAGCGCCCAACGCCAGTTTCTCGGCGGTCGGAAAAGCCGAATCCATCAGGATTCTCACGGGCCGAGCGGCTCTGATATAATCAGCGGGTCAACCGCCGTAGGCGGCGCCTGGGGGACGTCGATGAGCCGTATCGTTCGGGTCCATGCACGCCAAGTCCTGGATTCCCGGGGGAATCCGACCGTCGAGGTCGAGGTCACGACGGACCGGGGCGTCACGGCCCGGGCGGCCGTCCCGTCGGGGGCCTCGACGGGCCGATGGGAGGCCGTCGAACTTCGGGACGGCCGAAAGGACTACTACCTGGGTCGGTCGGTCCTCCAAGCCGTCGGCCATGTCCGGGACGTCATCGCCCCGGCCCTCGTCGGGATGTCGGTCTTCGACCAGCGGGCCGTCGACTTAAAGCTCTTGGAGCTGGACGGCACGGAGAACAAGGGCCGCCTGGGGGCGAACGCCATCCTGGGCGTGTCGCTGGCCGTCGCCCGGGCGGCGGCCGAGTCCCTGGGGATTCCCCTGTATCGCTACATCGGGGGCTTGCAGGCCCGGGTCCTGCCGGTCCCGATGATGAACGTCCTGAACGGGGGCCGTCACGCCGACAACGGCCTGGACTTCCAGGAGTTCATGATCGTGCCTTACGGGGCGCCGACCTTCTCGGAGGCGCTCCGCATGGGCGTCGAGGTCTTCCACCACCTGCGGGCCTGCCTGCACGACCGGGGCCTGAGCACGAACGTCGGCGACGAGGGCGGGTTTGCCCCGGACCTGCGGAGCCACGAGGCGGCCCTCGACCTCCTGGTCGAAGCCATCGAACGGGCGGGCTATCGGCCCGGCGAGCAAGTCGGCCTGGCCCTGGACCCGGCGGCCTCCGAATTTTTTGAGGATGGGTTCTACGTCCTCCGCCGGTCGTCGGGCCAGCGGTGGTCGGCCGAGGAGATGGTCGAGTACTACGAAAAGCTGGTCCGGCGGTATCCCATCGTGAGCATCGAAGACGGCCTCGCCGAGGAGGACTGGTCGGGCTGGCGGCGGCTGACGGAGCGGTTGGGCGACCGTATCCAGCTCGTCGGAGACGACCTCTTCGTGACGAACGTCCGACGGCTCCGCACGGGCATCCGCCAGGGCGTCGCCAACGCCGTCCTCATCAAGCTCAATCAGGTCGGGACGGTCACCGAGACCCTCGAGACGGTTCAACTGGCGCATCGTCACGGCTACCGGACGGTCGTGTCCCATCGGTCCGGTGAGACGGAAGACACCTGGATCGCCGACCTGGCCGTCGGGGTGGGGAGCGGTCAGATCAAGACGGGGGCTCCCAGTCGGACGGACCGCACGGCCAAGTACAATCAACTCTTACGGATCGAGGAGTCTTTGGGCCCCTGGGGGGTCTTTCTGGGACGGGCCGCCTTGGAACGAGCGTATGAGCTTTCATGAGGCCTTTCAGAGGCTCCTGCAGGCGTTCATCGCCCAGTGTGAGCAGATCTGGCGAGACCGCCTCGTCGCCGTCGTCCTGTACGGTCCCTACGCGCACCGCCTCGTCCACACCCAGCGGGACGTGGACCTGCTCGTCGTCGCCGAGGGCCTGCCGGCTTCGCCGTGGGACCGGTACGACGTCGTCATGGACCTGATGGAGCGTCTGGAGCCGGCACTCCAAGACGTATACGAGACGGTCGGCTTTTATCTCTACGTGTCGCCCGTCTTGAAGACACCGTCGGAGTTAGAGGGTCTGGACACGCCTTACATCCGTCTGGTCCGGCAGGGGCGGGTCCTGTACGACCGGGACGATTGGTTCCAGCGGCACTTCCCGCCCCTGCCGGCAAGCGAGGCTTGAATGCTCGTCGGCGTGGCCTTGCTGGTCGGGTGTCTGGCCCTGGTCCTCGTCGGGAGCCTCTTCTGGTACGTCCGACGGCTCCACGATGCCAGCCGGCAAGGGGTCGAACTGATCGAGCGCCTCCACGACGGCTTCCAGAACATCCTCCACGGCCATCAAAGCCTGGCCCAGAGCCTCCTCCATTACCAGACTCACCACGAGAATTTAGTTACCCGCCTGCAACAGGACATCGGTCAGGTCACGGGTCAGCTCCAGCGTCTGGACCACCTGGACCGCCAGATGCAGACCCTCCAGCAGGTCCTCCAGAATCCCCAGCGGGGTCGCCTCGTCGGGGAGGTCAGCCTGGAGGCCATCTTACGGGATGCCCTGCCCCAGCCCTACTTTCAGCTCCAGTACAGCTTCCGCAACGGGAC
The window above is part of the bacterium HR11 genome. Proteins encoded here:
- a CDS encoding putative S-adenosylmethionine-dependent methyltransferase; the encoded protein is MRRDTLETMRMHDAEYGVMYALEDDYWWYRGVRALLADWLRRHAPPGSRILDAGCGTGGHLPTLARYGTVVGIDIEMAALRWARQRVCDRTDVHLVAASVQAIPFPAAFFDVILSLDVVCNLWDDEAALREFRRVIRPGGWLFLQLPAYGWLWTGHDVAVGHKRRYTAAEVRRKLTATGWVPHRVDYVNSLLFPVAALRRLVRRWTHDPPRSDVAPLPAWLNRLLTGLFVREMRRAARRGWPFGLSVIAVAAPAAVAEPRGLERG
- the bshB1 gene encoding N-acetyl-alpha-D-glucosaminyl L-malate deacetylase 1: MKLDVLAFAAHPDDIELGAGGTLILLVRQGYRVGVVDMARGEFGSRGDMETRMRECAEATRIMGLAVRENLALPDGHLQNDRETQLRVVEMIRKYQPDIVLTHHWDAPHPDHQVTSRAVADACYLSGLVKIHVDGPRWRPRYVVYHQVPPYVVPSFVVDISDVWDLKLQAVLAYRSQFFDDPQNPQPETALSRPDFLGRLEARARFYGSLIGAKYGEAFVLKEVIPVRDLVALLRPPERRPQ
- the eno gene encoding Enolase produces the protein MSRIVRVHARQVLDSRGNPTVEVEVTTDRGVTARAAVPSGASTGRWEAVELRDGRKDYYLGRSVLQAVGHVRDVIAPALVGMSVFDQRAVDLKLLELDGTENKGRLGANAILGVSLAVARAAAESLGIPLYRYIGGLQARVLPVPMMNVLNGGRHADNGLDFQEFMIVPYGAPTFSEALRMGVEVFHHLRACLHDRGLSTNVGDEGGFAPDLRSHEAALDLLVEAIERAGYRPGEQVGLALDPAASEFFEDGFYVLRRSSGQRWSAEEMVEYYEKLVRRYPIVSIEDGLAEEDWSGWRRLTERLGDRIQLVGDDLFVTNVRRLRTGIRQGVANAVLIKLNQVGTVTETLETVQLAHRHGYRTVVSHRSGETEDTWIADLAVGVGSGQIKTGAPSRTDRTAKYNQLLRIEESLGPWGVFLGRAALERAYELS